The following proteins come from a genomic window of Pirellula staleyi DSM 6068:
- the glgX gene encoding glycogen debranching protein GlgX: MRVWPGSNYPLGAVWDGSGVNVAVASRVASRVELCLFDSADAKTESAAIPLPEHSDNVWHGYFPDLRPGQLYGIRVHGPYEPKNGHRCNPAKVLLDPYARAIGRDLVWDDSLFGYPVGNPEADLVRDETDSAPFAPLGMVVDDAFTWGNDRPLRRPWHETVIYEAHVKGFTQKLPGVPEKQRGTYAGMASPAAIDHLVNLGVTAVELLPVHYFLDDRFLVDKNLVNYWGYNTLGYHALAPRYSSTGPTGAVQEFKTMVKALHGAGLEVILDVVYNHTAEGNHLGPTLSLRGIDNTAYYRLVAENPQHYFDFTGCGNSMNMRQPEVLQLIMDSLRYWAVEMHVDGFRFDLASALARELFDVDKLSAFFDIIHQDPVLTQVKLIAEPWDVGPGGYQVGNFPAGWTEWNGKYRDNVRRFWKGDGGTVNEFATRLAGSSDLYAHSGRQPHASINFITCHDGFNIRDLVSYNEKHNEANGEGNRDGANDNNSWNCGVEGETDEPSIVELRQKQMRNLLATLLFSQGVPMLLAGDEIGHTQGGNNNCYCQDSELTWLDWELDDWQKQLLGFTQKLVKIRMEQPALRRKRFFQGRSIRGSDIKDIYWLNPGGTQMTDEEWDAGFVRCLGMVLMGNTGDMNARGEPIVGDNLVLLLNAHHETIEFNLVPEWDAGGFDLLIDTARPTAEPQHLEPGAKYPLEGRSVALFKW, from the coding sequence ATGCGCGTTTGGCCCGGAAGCAACTATCCGCTCGGAGCTGTGTGGGATGGAAGTGGCGTGAATGTGGCGGTGGCAAGTCGTGTCGCTTCACGCGTTGAACTCTGCCTGTTTGATTCCGCCGATGCCAAAACAGAGTCGGCTGCTATTCCTCTTCCCGAACATTCCGACAATGTTTGGCATGGCTATTTCCCCGATCTTCGGCCCGGTCAGTTGTATGGCATTCGGGTCCACGGACCCTACGAACCTAAGAACGGACATCGCTGCAACCCAGCTAAAGTGCTGCTCGATCCCTATGCCCGCGCGATTGGCCGCGACCTGGTGTGGGATGACAGTTTGTTCGGATATCCCGTAGGAAATCCCGAAGCTGATCTTGTCCGCGACGAAACCGACAGCGCCCCGTTTGCGCCGCTGGGAATGGTGGTCGACGATGCCTTCACTTGGGGCAACGATCGTCCGCTGCGACGTCCCTGGCACGAAACGGTGATTTACGAAGCCCACGTGAAAGGTTTCACGCAAAAACTTCCGGGTGTCCCCGAGAAACAGCGCGGCACATATGCCGGTATGGCGAGCCCCGCTGCCATCGACCACTTGGTGAATCTAGGGGTGACTGCTGTCGAACTCTTGCCAGTTCACTATTTCCTCGACGACCGATTTCTCGTCGATAAGAACTTGGTGAACTACTGGGGCTACAACACGCTGGGCTATCACGCGCTGGCTCCACGCTATAGCAGCACTGGCCCCACTGGCGCAGTGCAAGAGTTCAAAACGATGGTCAAGGCGCTGCATGGTGCTGGCCTCGAAGTGATTCTCGACGTGGTTTACAACCACACAGCCGAGGGAAATCATCTCGGTCCCACACTCAGTTTGCGCGGCATAGACAACACAGCCTACTATCGTTTGGTGGCCGAAAATCCGCAGCACTACTTCGACTTCACGGGCTGCGGCAACAGCATGAACATGCGTCAGCCCGAAGTGCTGCAGCTGATCATGGACAGCTTGCGCTACTGGGCTGTCGAAATGCACGTCGACGGCTTTCGATTCGATCTTGCGTCGGCTCTCGCCCGCGAATTGTTCGACGTCGATAAACTCTCTGCCTTCTTCGATATCATCCACCAAGATCCGGTGCTGACCCAGGTGAAACTCATTGCCGAGCCTTGGGACGTTGGTCCCGGTGGTTATCAAGTCGGCAACTTTCCAGCGGGCTGGACGGAGTGGAACGGTAAGTATCGCGACAATGTGCGACGCTTCTGGAAGGGCGATGGTGGCACGGTCAACGAGTTTGCCACGCGACTCGCAGGCTCAAGCGATCTGTATGCTCACAGTGGACGTCAGCCTCACGCGAGCATCAATTTCATCACCTGCCACGATGGCTTCAACATTCGTGACCTGGTGAGTTACAACGAAAAACATAACGAGGCCAACGGCGAAGGGAATCGCGACGGCGCCAACGACAACAACAGCTGGAACTGCGGCGTCGAAGGAGAAACGGACGAACCATCGATTGTTGAACTACGACAAAAACAGATGCGCAATCTGCTTGCCACGCTGCTGTTTTCGCAAGGCGTGCCGATGCTGCTCGCCGGGGACGAAATTGGCCATACACAAGGTGGCAACAACAACTGCTACTGCCAAGATAGCGAGCTCACCTGGCTCGACTGGGAACTCGACGACTGGCAAAAACAGCTCCTCGGATTCACGCAGAAACTCGTGAAGATTCGCATGGAGCAACCCGCCTTGCGGCGCAAGCGATTCTTCCAAGGTCGTAGCATTCGTGGCAGCGACATCAAAGATATTTACTGGCTCAATCCGGGTGGCACCCAGATGACCGACGAAGAATGGGACGCTGGATTTGTCCGCTGCCTAGGAATGGTGCTGATGGGGAACACGGGGGACATGAACGCTCGTGGTGAACCCATCGTCGGCGACAATTTGGTGCTGCTGCTCAACGCCCATCACGAGACGATCGAATTCAATCTGGTTCCCGAGTGGGATGCTGGTGGCTTCGATCTCTTGATCGACACCGCCCGCCCGACAGCCGAACCTCAACACCTCGAACCCGGCGCTAAGTATCCGCTTGAAGGACGTAGCGTCGCGTTGTTTAAGTGGTAA
- a CDS encoding sialidase family protein: MSRHSSLQKLIFNSLCLTILAVTIAPLGATGEEPLTQVDVFEAGVGGYAMYRIPGVVVTPKGTILAYCEARRTGKSDWDEINILMRRSIDGGKTFLEPQHVAHQGDKVPKNPLAIKQKLGLQPEATVNNPVAVVDRKSGRITMLYCVEYSRCFAMHSDDEGATFSKPRDITAALEKLRQEYPWFVVAIGPGHAIQLKNGRLVAAVWLSTGEGGHAHRPSVTTTLVSDDGGETWSAGEIAARPTDTIVNPNETTLAELSDGTVMLNIRSESKPNRRLITLSKNGSTGWSEPKFDEALVEPICMASLLAVPTREQQLLIYAGPDNLTSAKTKEPKPGTGRDRKNLTVQLSRDDGQTWTAKRVLEPGPSAYSDLAVGPDGRVHCFFERCKAEGTGSPYARLSLVSFKPDWITQPATATSK; encoded by the coding sequence ATGTCTCGGCACTCTTCACTGCAAAAGCTGATTTTCAACTCGCTTTGTCTTACTATTTTGGCAGTCACGATCGCGCCGCTCGGTGCGACCGGTGAAGAACCGCTCACGCAGGTCGATGTTTTTGAGGCAGGTGTGGGTGGCTACGCGATGTATCGAATCCCAGGTGTCGTGGTGACTCCGAAGGGGACGATCTTGGCCTACTGCGAAGCACGTCGCACCGGCAAGAGTGATTGGGACGAGATCAATATCCTGATGCGCCGAAGCATCGATGGGGGGAAGACATTCCTCGAGCCACAGCACGTAGCTCATCAAGGGGACAAGGTTCCCAAAAATCCGCTCGCCATCAAGCAGAAACTGGGGCTCCAGCCTGAAGCGACGGTCAACAATCCTGTCGCTGTAGTCGACCGAAAATCGGGACGCATCACGATGCTGTACTGCGTCGAATACTCACGCTGCTTTGCCATGCATAGCGACGACGAAGGTGCCACTTTCAGCAAGCCGCGCGATATTACCGCAGCACTCGAAAAACTACGCCAGGAATATCCCTGGTTCGTAGTGGCGATCGGTCCCGGGCATGCAATTCAGCTGAAGAATGGCCGGCTGGTGGCCGCCGTTTGGCTTTCGACCGGCGAAGGAGGACATGCTCATCGGCCGAGCGTGACGACAACCCTGGTGAGCGATGATGGAGGCGAAACTTGGTCGGCTGGCGAGATTGCCGCGCGACCAACCGACACCATTGTCAATCCGAATGAAACAACCCTCGCCGAACTCTCCGATGGAACGGTGATGCTCAATATCCGAAGTGAATCAAAGCCCAATCGACGCCTCATTACGCTCAGCAAAAATGGAAGTACTGGCTGGAGCGAACCGAAGTTCGATGAGGCTCTGGTCGAACCGATCTGCATGGCGAGCTTGCTAGCTGTTCCCACGCGTGAACAGCAACTGCTGATCTACGCGGGGCCCGATAATCTGACGTCGGCCAAAACCAAAGAGCCCAAGCCGGGAACTGGTCGCGATCGCAAAAACCTGACTGTGCAGTTGAGCCGCGACGATGGGCAGACCTGGACTGCTAAACGCGTTCTCGAACCCGGCCCAAGTGCCTACAGCGACCTCGCAGTCGGGCCCGATGGTCGCGTGCATTGCTTTTTCGAGCGCTGCAAAGCGGAGGGAACTGGCTCTCCCTACGCGCGGCTCTCGCTCGTCAGCTTTAAGCCCGATTGGATCACCCAGCCGGCCACAGCGACATCAAAATAA
- a CDS encoding DNA alkylation repair protein, whose protein sequence is MQDRKGARRRSEVPADVLEGLHRGELQTVNLVELLAMDQHKLAIAVLPAVGLAAQLSSIELMMAASEPLTSVQAMRAIGGVLAQKFTFPAGPRSAYTRLRNHKSDVVRCWAATALQFTECLTLAEKLAEVRVFAADPHFGVREMAWMAVRDAIAADLEHALELLEPWTLDPDPNIRRFASEVSRPRGVWCKHIEPLKSDPSPALPLLEPLKSDNSKYVRDSVANWLNDASKTRADWVKSVVGRWQKESPTSETSYIARRALRSTKA, encoded by the coding sequence ATGCAGGATCGTAAAGGAGCTCGCCGCCGCAGCGAAGTGCCAGCCGACGTTCTCGAGGGGCTCCATCGGGGCGAATTGCAGACGGTGAATCTCGTCGAGCTGCTAGCGATGGATCAACACAAACTGGCAATTGCGGTTCTGCCAGCAGTGGGACTTGCAGCGCAGCTTTCGTCGATTGAATTGATGATGGCCGCGAGCGAGCCACTCACTTCCGTGCAAGCGATGCGAGCCATTGGTGGTGTGCTGGCACAAAAGTTTACTTTTCCCGCCGGACCACGATCGGCTTACACGCGGCTGCGAAACCACAAGTCCGACGTCGTCCGCTGCTGGGCTGCCACGGCGCTGCAGTTCACCGAGTGTTTAACGCTAGCTGAAAAACTTGCAGAGGTGCGAGTCTTCGCCGCCGATCCCCATTTCGGTGTCCGCGAAATGGCATGGATGGCTGTGCGGGATGCCATCGCTGCCGATCTCGAACATGCTCTTGAATTGCTCGAGCCCTGGACTCTCGACCCGGATCCCAACATTCGCCGATTTGCGAGCGAAGTCTCGCGCCCGCGTGGAGTCTGGTGTAAGCACATCGAGCCGCTGAAGAGCGACCCTTCCCCTGCCCTGCCGCTGCTCGAGCCGCTGAAGAGCGACAACTCGAAATATGTCCGCGACTCGGTCGCCAACTGGCTCAACGATGCCAGTAAGACAAGGGCCGATTGGGTGAAATCGGTCGTGGGACGTTGGCAAAAAGAATCTCCCACAAGCGAAACCAGCTACATAGCTCGCCGCGCACTTCGATCGACGAAGGCTTAG
- a CDS encoding bifunctional acetate--CoA ligase family protein/GNAT family N-acetyltransferase: MTIRNLDSVFRPKVVAVVGASDQPGKVGHTLLKNLVEHGYTGRVYPINATRDTVQGMTAYRDLVQLPEKPDLVVICTPSTTVPKLIEQCGQLGIMGVVIISAGFREVGPAGMQLEQQIREIQKSYPGLRVLGPNCLGFLVPDLKLSASFARGMPKPGRLAFLSQSGALCTAVLDWALDAGIGFSHFVSLGNMLDVGLDDMLDYLAADPTTDAVILYVESISRAREFMSAARAFASHKPIVAYKAGRFSDSAKAASSHTGAMAGVDAVYEAAFQRAGIVRVFDVDDMFDCAELLSRRKMPRGARLGIITNAGGPGVMACDALLARHGQIATLTPATIEKLNSVLPPFWSHGNPIDVLGDAPASRYAESLGAVLADPQVDTVLVILTPQDMTDPEATARAVAEVAGRSSKPVLAAWMGRGMVASGVKILGAAGVPTYNTPEHAIRAFMHLVAYAKRREVLYETPRDVPLTFSLDRPTLHARAEQILKSSDGVLTENASKDLLETYGIPVTKPIAASTAAQAVEVARQLGYPVVLKVLSPQISHKTDVQGVKLNLRSDDETAQAFEQIISSARMLRPDADVQGVTVQRMVTAVNSVELILGAKRDPVFGPVIMVGMGGIAAEVYQDRTIELPPLNERLARRMLESLRSWPLLSGYRGRPVVNIDRLVEVLMRFSYLVADLPEVQEVDINPLLVSASDAMALDARVFVSPADVSRLHQRAYAHLAICPYPEEYTRVVQSRSGDRLLLRPVKPEDEPLWVDLLSRCSQETLWRRFRYLFKEATHEMATRFCYVDYDREVALVAEIEKNGTRELVGVGRLVADPDHETAEYAVMVADAWQSCGVGMAITGTMLELAKKWGVREVTGETSYDNWAMRTIFQRYGFQLMGRGSDDVVLARLSLTTNSPDAATNVPPDMA, from the coding sequence GTGACGATTCGCAATCTGGACTCGGTGTTTCGCCCCAAAGTGGTCGCCGTCGTTGGCGCCAGTGATCAGCCGGGCAAAGTGGGGCACACGCTCCTCAAAAACCTAGTGGAGCATGGCTACACCGGACGTGTTTATCCGATCAACGCCACGCGCGACACCGTGCAAGGGATGACCGCTTACCGCGACCTTGTACAGCTACCCGAGAAGCCCGACTTGGTGGTGATCTGCACGCCGTCGACTACGGTCCCCAAGCTGATTGAGCAGTGCGGACAGCTGGGCATCATGGGGGTGGTGATTATCTCGGCTGGCTTTCGCGAGGTTGGCCCAGCGGGAATGCAACTCGAGCAGCAAATTCGCGAAATCCAAAAGTCTTATCCAGGGCTGCGTGTCCTCGGCCCCAATTGCTTGGGCTTCTTGGTTCCTGATCTCAAGCTCTCGGCGAGTTTTGCACGGGGAATGCCCAAGCCGGGCCGGTTGGCGTTTTTGTCGCAAAGTGGTGCGCTCTGCACCGCTGTGCTCGACTGGGCGCTCGACGCGGGGATTGGTTTTTCGCACTTCGTGTCGCTTGGCAATATGCTCGATGTCGGGCTCGACGACATGCTCGACTACCTAGCTGCTGATCCCACCACCGATGCGGTGATTCTTTACGTCGAGTCGATCAGCCGAGCGCGCGAGTTCATGTCAGCGGCGCGGGCTTTTGCTTCGCACAAACCGATCGTGGCCTACAAAGCGGGCCGCTTTAGCGATAGCGCAAAAGCAGCCTCGTCGCACACCGGCGCGATGGCCGGGGTGGATGCAGTGTACGAGGCGGCGTTTCAGCGCGCGGGAATTGTGCGAGTCTTCGACGTCGATGATATGTTCGACTGTGCTGAACTTCTCTCGCGGCGCAAAATGCCGCGCGGAGCTCGGCTGGGGATCATCACCAACGCTGGTGGTCCTGGTGTGATGGCCTGCGATGCGCTCCTGGCTCGGCACGGACAAATCGCCACGCTCACTCCCGCCACGATCGAAAAACTCAACAGCGTCCTTCCGCCGTTTTGGTCGCATGGCAATCCGATCGACGTCCTGGGGGATGCACCTGCATCGCGCTATGCCGAAAGTTTAGGGGCGGTGCTCGCCGATCCCCAAGTCGATACTGTGCTCGTCATTCTTACGCCGCAAGACATGACTGATCCTGAAGCAACCGCGCGTGCTGTTGCGGAAGTGGCTGGTCGTAGCAGCAAGCCTGTGCTCGCCGCTTGGATGGGGCGTGGGATGGTTGCCAGTGGCGTGAAAATCTTGGGTGCTGCGGGTGTTCCGACCTACAATACTCCCGAGCATGCCATCCGCGCGTTCATGCATCTGGTGGCGTATGCTAAACGCCGCGAAGTCCTGTACGAAACTCCTCGCGATGTTCCGCTCACCTTCTCGCTCGATCGTCCCACTTTGCACGCGCGTGCCGAGCAGATCTTGAAGTCTTCCGATGGTGTGCTGACAGAGAATGCATCGAAGGATTTGCTCGAAACGTACGGAATTCCCGTTACTAAACCGATTGCTGCTTCAACCGCAGCGCAGGCTGTCGAGGTGGCTCGCCAGCTAGGCTATCCCGTCGTGCTGAAAGTTCTTTCCCCCCAAATTTCCCACAAAACCGACGTTCAAGGGGTGAAGCTGAATTTGCGAAGCGACGACGAAACCGCGCAAGCCTTCGAGCAAATCATCAGCTCCGCGCGCATGCTGCGTCCCGATGCCGATGTGCAAGGAGTCACGGTCCAGCGCATGGTAACTGCGGTGAACAGTGTCGAACTCATCCTCGGCGCGAAGCGCGACCCTGTGTTTGGTCCCGTCATCATGGTAGGGATGGGAGGGATCGCGGCCGAGGTGTACCAGGATCGAACGATCGAACTACCACCCCTCAACGAACGACTCGCGCGACGCATGCTCGAATCGCTGCGCAGTTGGCCACTGCTGAGTGGCTATCGTGGGCGTCCTGTGGTGAATATCGATCGCCTCGTGGAAGTGCTGATGCGATTCTCTTATCTCGTTGCCGATTTACCCGAGGTACAAGAGGTCGACATCAACCCGCTGCTCGTTTCGGCTAGCGATGCGATGGCACTGGACGCTCGTGTGTTTGTCAGTCCTGCCGATGTGTCGCGACTTCACCAGCGTGCATATGCCCACCTGGCAATCTGTCCTTATCCCGAAGAGTACACCCGCGTGGTGCAGTCTCGCAGTGGTGATCGACTTTTGCTGCGACCAGTCAAGCCGGAGGACGAACCGCTGTGGGTCGACCTCTTAAGTCGCTGTTCGCAGGAAACGTTGTGGCGACGTTTTCGCTATCTGTTCAAAGAAGCGACGCACGAAATGGCGACACGGTTTTGCTATGTCGACTACGACCGAGAAGTAGCGCTCGTGGCCGAGATTGAAAAAAATGGGACGCGTGAACTCGTGGGTGTTGGGCGTTTGGTAGCCGATCCCGATCACGAAACAGCCGAGTATGCCGTGATGGTCGCCGATGCATGGCAGTCTTGCGGAGTCGGGATGGCAATTACTGGCACGATGCTCGAACTAGCAAAGAAGTGGGGTGTTCGCGAGGTGACTGGCGAAACGAGCTACGACAACTGGGCCATGCGCACGATCTTTCAGCGATACGGTTTTCAGCTGATGGGGAGAGGGAGCGACGATGTGGTTCTCGCGCGGCTGTCGCTCACGACAAACTCGCCCGATGCTGCCACGAATGTGCCGCCCGACATGGCTTAG
- a CDS encoding SDR family oxidoreductase: MKYVLLTGGTGLVGRYLVRDLLLSGHRLALVLRTSGKETVEQRAESILQYWEAELGRTLPRPVCLQGDVAEPGLALSQVDRDWIKENCDRVLHNAAILTFYEEDRTKDPWRTNLGGTQHVLELCRETGIDDLHYVSTAYVCGNRSDMVKEDQLDVGQGFRNDYEHSKFLAEKMVREAPHIRQLTVYRPAVIAGDANTGYTNTYHGLYFYLKLMSVLLANTPKDPDGRRHTPIRLEMTGDEPRNVVPVDWISAVMVKLFNNPAAHGGTYHLSPDQLITPRKIIDAGYKYFDSYGVEFVGKPVAPEGLSDFEKAAYENKTIYQPYEQTDPTFDTTNLKKFAGDVPCPEIDEPMLHRFWKYGEEDRWGKRRQPKPAVGFDVGGFLTQQLPAMSEEATAVSKLGLSVMGPSGGQWTLLLTDAGDVSFVRGLPSCDAPQLELTNSEFASLVQGEMVSAHQPIVERLLATTSDEQAAEIATRLLAALVPSESQTASAGGVASGN, from the coding sequence ATGAAGTACGTGCTTCTGACTGGCGGAACCGGTTTGGTAGGCCGCTATTTGGTTCGCGATCTGCTGCTGTCGGGACATCGTCTGGCACTGGTGCTTCGTACCAGCGGAAAAGAAACCGTCGAGCAACGTGCCGAGTCGATTCTGCAGTACTGGGAAGCCGAACTCGGACGCACCCTGCCACGCCCTGTTTGCCTACAAGGGGATGTTGCCGAGCCAGGACTCGCCTTGTCGCAAGTCGATCGTGACTGGATCAAAGAAAACTGCGATCGCGTGCTCCACAATGCCGCCATTCTCACGTTCTACGAAGAAGACCGAACCAAGGATCCATGGCGCACCAATCTTGGTGGCACTCAGCATGTGCTCGAACTCTGCCGCGAAACCGGTATCGATGATCTGCACTACGTCTCCACCGCTTACGTCTGCGGTAATCGAAGCGACATGGTGAAGGAAGACCAGCTCGATGTCGGGCAAGGTTTTCGAAACGACTACGAACACAGCAAGTTCCTTGCGGAGAAGATGGTTCGCGAAGCTCCCCACATCCGTCAACTCACGGTCTATCGTCCTGCAGTGATCGCTGGTGATGCTAACACCGGCTACACCAACACCTATCACGGTTTGTATTTCTACCTGAAGCTCATGAGTGTGCTTCTGGCCAATACTCCGAAGGACCCCGATGGTCGACGCCACACGCCGATCCGTTTGGAAATGACTGGCGATGAGCCTCGTAATGTGGTGCCGGTTGATTGGATCTCGGCCGTGATGGTCAAGTTGTTTAACAACCCGGCCGCTCACGGCGGAACTTATCATCTCTCTCCCGATCAACTGATCACACCCCGCAAGATTATCGATGCGGGTTATAAGTACTTCGATTCGTACGGCGTGGAGTTCGTCGGTAAGCCGGTGGCTCCAGAAGGACTCTCGGATTTCGAGAAGGCAGCTTACGAGAACAAAACGATCTATCAGCCTTACGAGCAAACCGACCCAACGTTCGATACCACGAATCTGAAAAAATTTGCGGGTGATGTTCCATGCCCTGAAATCGATGAGCCGATGCTCCATCGTTTTTGGAAGTACGGCGAAGAAGATCGCTGGGGCAAACGGCGGCAGCCCAAGCCCGCCGTGGGTTTTGACGTGGGAGGCTTTCTAACGCAGCAATTGCCCGCCATGAGCGAAGAGGCCACCGCCGTTTCGAAGCTTGGCCTGAGCGTGATGGGGCCTAGCGGTGGTCAATGGACGTTGCTTTTGACCGACGCAGGGGACGTGAGTTTTGTGCGCGGCTTGCCTTCGTGCGATGCCCCGCAACTGGAACTCACCAACAGCGAGTTTGCGTCGCTCGTGCAGGGTGAAATGGTGAGTGCCCATCAGCCGATCGTCGAGCGTCTGCTGGCTACCACGTCCGACGAACAAGCGGCTGAAATTGCTACGCGACTCCTCGCGGCACTGGTCCCCAGTGAATCGCAAACGGCGTCGGCGGGTGGCGTAGCCAGCGGCAACTAG
- a CDS encoding glycosyltransferase family 2 protein translates to MHLVVFWTILGLIVAQAGLALGYLLVISRYRRTLVSDEQAPATSVLLCLRGSDPFLPITLERLFTQTYPCYEVILVVDHPHDPAVPAARAAMETYPHVPAKLHVVKEVKTTCSLKCSGLIEAVREITPATKIVAFLDADTVPHASWLRELVSPFADPKIGATTGNRWYMPSTLSMGVLTRYLWNAAAVVQMWFYGIAWGGTLALRREVIFDTDLTDHWAHAFGEDTVVPSVLRRFRWKLVFVPSLLMVNREHCEISGFFNWVSRQLLTTRLHHPAWPAVIGHGLITTLFPLSALVMAIVTAIRGEWGLFAWWMGAFALYEVTMISLLLPLEIFSRRIIAARGEATAWLTPWKSLKLLAAYPMTQLLYFAAVLNAAGMRSTVWRGITYQILRGKRLLMTGYQPYQPRSSESETSI, encoded by the coding sequence GTGCACCTCGTTGTTTTTTGGACAATTCTGGGTCTCATAGTGGCCCAAGCTGGGCTTGCGCTCGGCTATTTGCTGGTGATCTCCCGCTATCGGCGGACTCTGGTGAGCGACGAGCAAGCCCCTGCGACCTCCGTGCTGCTCTGCTTGCGCGGTAGCGATCCGTTCCTGCCGATCACGCTCGAGCGGCTGTTTACGCAAACCTACCCTTGCTATGAAGTGATCCTGGTGGTCGATCATCCGCATGATCCCGCCGTGCCAGCCGCCCGCGCGGCTATGGAAACGTATCCGCACGTTCCCGCGAAGCTGCATGTCGTCAAAGAAGTAAAAACGACCTGCAGCTTGAAGTGCAGTGGACTGATTGAAGCGGTTCGCGAAATAACGCCAGCCACAAAAATTGTCGCCTTTCTCGATGCCGATACTGTTCCGCATGCCTCGTGGCTTCGCGAACTCGTTTCACCCTTTGCGGATCCAAAGATTGGGGCAACGACCGGTAATCGTTGGTACATGCCATCGACCCTATCGATGGGGGTACTCACGCGCTACTTGTGGAACGCCGCTGCCGTGGTGCAGATGTGGTTTTATGGCATCGCTTGGGGTGGCACTCTCGCTCTCCGGCGCGAAGTGATTTTCGATACCGACCTGACCGATCACTGGGCCCACGCTTTTGGCGAAGATACGGTTGTACCTAGCGTTTTACGCCGCTTTCGCTGGAAACTCGTTTTTGTTCCATCGCTTTTGATGGTCAATCGCGAGCATTGCGAAATCAGTGGTTTTTTCAATTGGGTGAGTCGTCAGCTACTCACCACTCGCTTACATCATCCCGCCTGGCCCGCCGTGATTGGGCATGGCTTAATTACCACACTGTTTCCCCTCTCGGCGCTGGTGATGGCGATCGTCACTGCCATTCGTGGCGAGTGGGGGCTCTTCGCATGGTGGATGGGAGCGTTTGCGCTGTATGAGGTCACGATGATCTCGCTGCTTCTGCCGCTCGAGATTTTCTCGCGACGCATCATCGCAGCCCGCGGCGAAGCAACGGCGTGGCTGACGCCGTGGAAGAGCCTCAAACTGCTTGCTGCTTACCCAATGACGCAGCTGCTCTACTTCGCGGCTGTCCTCAATGCTGCGGGCATGCGCTCGACTGTCTGGCGCGGCATCACCTACCAGATTTTGCGAGGCAAACGTTTGCTCATGACCGGCTATCAGCCGTATCAGCCCCGCAGCTCCGAATCGGAAACCTCCATCTGA
- a CDS encoding prenyltransferase/squalene oxidase repeat-containing protein: protein MPSSSDPSRTVSRRSALRSIALAASMAYGSCYAKNSFAAKKDEKTDASIDKGLKWVAKTQSSLGHWTAGGYPAAMTALAGTALIASGSTTTQGPYAKNIRKAVDYLLGKLRQNGLIGDPQSDNRYTYGHGFSMLFLSQVLGEEEDEERREELIEALTKACDFSGKAQTPSGGWGYVSAKDGQNFDEGSTTITQVQGLRGCRNGGIVVPADIIDRAKEYIYGCKNADGGISYSSKNRGSSRPAITAAALATLYNAGDYDSKHVPEMLEYCKKNLTNLSEGPNSFGHWHYTYLYYSQVMYRTGNKEWEPFRDKLYGKIIAEQTGDGSWTGNIGPIYVTACNLVMLQLDKAYLPIYQR from the coding sequence ATGCCCAGCAGCTCCGATCCCTCGCGAACTGTTTCCCGCCGATCAGCCCTTCGTTCGATCGCGCTGGCCGCATCAATGGCGTACGGATCGTGCTACGCCAAGAATAGTTTTGCCGCGAAGAAGGACGAAAAAACCGACGCCTCGATCGACAAGGGGCTGAAGTGGGTGGCCAAGACGCAGTCGTCGCTGGGACACTGGACCGCAGGTGGCTATCCCGCTGCTATGACAGCACTGGCAGGGACCGCCCTCATCGCCTCGGGAAGCACCACCACCCAAGGCCCTTATGCCAAGAATATTCGCAAGGCGGTCGACTATCTGCTCGGCAAATTGCGTCAAAACGGACTAATTGGCGATCCTCAAAGCGATAACCGCTATACCTACGGCCACGGTTTCTCGATGCTCTTCTTGTCGCAAGTGCTCGGCGAAGAAGAGGACGAAGAGCGCCGCGAAGAGCTGATCGAAGCCCTTACCAAAGCTTGCGACTTCAGCGGCAAGGCCCAAACACCCTCGGGAGGCTGGGGCTACGTGAGTGCCAAAGATGGCCAAAACTTCGACGAAGGAAGCACCACCATCACACAGGTGCAAGGACTTCGCGGCTGTCGCAACGGTGGCATCGTGGTGCCAGCCGACATCATCGACCGCGCGAAGGAATATATCTACGGCTGCAAGAACGCCGACGGCGGAATTTCGTACAGTTCAAAGAATCGTGGCAGCAGTCGACCGGCGATCACCGCCGCTGCTCTAGCGACGCTCTACAACGCCGGGGATTACGACTCCAAGCATGTCCCCGAGATGCTCGAATATTGCAAAAAGAATCTCACGAATCTGAGCGAAGGGCCGAACTCGTTCGGTCACTGGCACTACACCTACCTGTATTACTCGCAGGTGATGTACCGCACCGGCAATAAAGAGTGGGAACCGTTCCGCGACAAACTCTACGGAAAAATCATCGCCGAACAAACGGGCGATGGAAGCTGGACCGGCAATATCGGTCCGATCTATGTGACCGCCTGCAATCTGGTGATGCTGCAACTCGACAAAGCCTATTTGCCAATCTATCAGCGTTAG